From a region of the Synechococcus sp. PCC 7502 genome:
- a CDS encoding FTR1 family protein, with protein sequence MDFSAALPTFLIVLREGTEATLVVGIVLAYLSKANQSFLNRWAYLGAIAGLFISSVMGVIAQKLIGGFSGTVYYLCKGVFSLAAIVMLSWMLLWMTQQAKTLRHQVQLQCEQALGSDAAQQAGWGIFTLICVAVLREGAETVLFIAGTFNPDQAQTGIAQYAPALGCVFGILVAIAVGLAMFKFGVKLNIRVFFQVLGIILILIVSGLVITSLAAFDLANTVDKVFNTATQSYEFLDPPQKIVSWFSLGRQVTDTSAFLPADKFPGIIFATLFGYSDKLYSLQIVGYCVFLSTMGTLYFRSLAGKHLFPFLKTQR encoded by the coding sequence ATGGATTTTAGTGCAGCGTTACCCACTTTTTTAATTGTGCTGAGGGAGGGGACAGAAGCCACCTTAGTTGTAGGCATTGTACTGGCGTATCTGAGTAAAGCTAATCAGTCATTTTTGAATAGATGGGCATATCTGGGAGCCATAGCAGGACTATTTATCAGTAGTGTAATGGGAGTAATTGCCCAAAAATTAATTGGTGGGTTTAGCGGTACGGTCTATTACCTATGTAAAGGGGTATTTTCCTTGGCGGCAATCGTCATGTTAAGTTGGATGCTTCTGTGGATGACGCAACAGGCTAAAACCCTTAGACATCAAGTACAGTTGCAATGTGAACAAGCTCTAGGCTCCGATGCGGCTCAACAAGCTGGGTGGGGAATATTTACCCTGATTTGTGTGGCGGTGTTAAGGGAAGGGGCAGAAACAGTTTTATTTATTGCTGGTACCTTTAATCCCGATCAAGCCCAAACAGGTATAGCCCAGTATGCTCCTGCCTTAGGCTGTGTATTTGGAATTTTAGTAGCGATCGCCGTTGGACTAGCAATGTTTAAGTTTGGCGTAAAGCTAAATATCCGCGTCTTTTTTCAAGTTTTAGGGATTATTCTGATTTTGATTGTGTCAGGTTTAGTAATAACATCCTTGGCAGCTTTTGACTTGGCGAATACCGTAGATAAAGTCTTTAATACAGCCACTCAAAGTTATGAGTTCCTTGATCCACCCCAAAAAATCGTGAGCTGGTTTAGCCTAGGTCGTCAGGTTACAGATACTTCAGCATTCTTACCTGCGGACAAATTTCCCGGCATCATCTTTGCCACTCTATTTGGTTATTCAGATAAGCTCTATTCTCTGCAAATTGTGGGATATTGCGTGTTCCTCAGTACGATGGGAACTCTATATTTTCGTTCTCTGGCGGGCAAGCATCTGTTCCCTTTTTTGAAAACCCAGAGATAA
- the ispG gene encoding (E)-4-hydroxy-3-methylbut-2-enyl-diphosphate synthase, which produces MQTLSINTPQIDLKNSTEINDQYSGAITRRKTRPVKVGSVTIGGNNPVVVQSMINEDTLDISGSIAGIRRLHEIGCEIVRVTVPSLAHAHALAEIRAGLIRTYQNVPIVADVHHNGMKIALEVAKHVDKVRINPGLYVFEKPKPNRTEYTASEFQEIGDKIAETLSPLVISLRDQGKAMRIGVNHGSLAERMLFTYGDTPQGMVESAIEFIRICESLDFRNLVISLKASRVPVMVAAYKLMVKRMDELGMDYPLHLGVTEAGDGEYGRIKSTAGIATLLSQGIGDTIRVSLTEAPEKEIPVCYSILQALGLRKTMVEYVACPSCGRTLFNLEEVLHKVREATKHLTGLDIAVMGCIVNGPGEMADADYGYVGKTPGMISLYRGKEEIKKVPEVDGVSELIALIKSDDRWVDP; this is translated from the coding sequence ATGCAGACTTTATCTATAAATACCCCTCAGATAGATTTGAAGAATAGTACAGAGATCAATGATCAATATTCAGGAGCAATCACTCGCCGTAAAACTCGCCCTGTAAAAGTAGGCAGCGTTACTATTGGTGGGAATAACCCAGTGGTAGTGCAATCAATGATCAATGAAGATACCCTAGATATTAGTGGCTCGATTGCAGGGATTCGACGGTTGCATGAAATTGGTTGTGAAATTGTGCGAGTTACTGTGCCTAGCTTAGCTCATGCCCATGCTTTAGCTGAAATCCGAGCAGGGTTAATTCGTACCTACCAGAATGTCCCCATAGTTGCTGATGTTCACCATAACGGGATGAAAATTGCCCTAGAGGTAGCTAAACACGTTGATAAGGTTCGGATCAATCCAGGTTTATATGTGTTTGAGAAACCTAAGCCTAATCGAACTGAATATACAGCATCTGAATTTCAGGAAATTGGGGATAAAATTGCTGAAACTTTGAGTCCTTTGGTGATTTCCTTACGAGATCAGGGTAAAGCAATGAGAATAGGGGTAAATCATGGCTCTTTGGCGGAAAGAATGCTATTTACCTATGGGGATACACCTCAAGGGATGGTCGAGTCGGCGATCGAATTTATTCGCATCTGTGAAAGTTTAGATTTTCGTAATCTTGTCATTTCCCTTAAGGCTTCCCGTGTACCAGTAATGGTTGCAGCCTATAAGCTCATGGTTAAACGCATGGACGAATTAGGTATGGACTATCCTTTACATTTGGGTGTAACTGAAGCAGGGGATGGCGAATATGGCAGAATTAAGTCCACGGCAGGTATTGCCACTTTGTTATCCCAAGGTATTGGTGATACGATTCGGGTCTCCTTAACGGAAGCTCCAGAGAAAGAAATTCCTGTGTGCTATAGCATTCTTCAGGCTTTAGGGCTACGAAAGACGATGGTAGAGTATGTCGCTTGTCCATCCTGTGGTCGTACTCTGTTTAATCTGGAAGAAGTTTTACATAAGGTTCGAGAAGCTACTAAACACCTCACGGGATTAGATATTGCTGTTATGGGGTGTATTGTGAATGGTCCAGGGGAAATGGCAGATGCGGACTATGGCTATGTGGGTAAAACTCCAGGCATGATTTCTCTGTACCGTGGCAAAGAAGAAATTAAAAAAGTCCCAGAGGTAGATGGAGTATCTGAATTAATCGCATTAATTAAATCTGACGATCGCTGGGTTGATCCTTAG
- the ndk gene encoding nucleoside-diphosphate kinase, with protein MERTFLAVKPDGVQRGLVGKIISRFESKGFKLVALKMLKVSRDLAEKHYGEHKERSFFPGLVQFITSDPVVAMVWEGKGVIAASRKIIGVTNPLNADNGTIRGEFGIDVGRNIIHGSDAPDTAEREISLWFSHDEITSWQPSVTSWVYEQPE; from the coding sequence ATGGAAAGAACTTTTCTAGCAGTTAAACCTGACGGCGTGCAACGTGGACTTGTAGGCAAAATTATCAGTCGCTTTGAATCAAAGGGTTTTAAACTCGTAGCACTCAAAATGCTCAAAGTCAGCCGAGACTTAGCCGAGAAACACTATGGAGAACATAAGGAAAGGTCTTTCTTCCCTGGGCTAGTTCAGTTCATTACTTCTGATCCAGTAGTGGCAATGGTTTGGGAAGGTAAAGGCGTAATTGCAGCCTCCCGTAAAATCATCGGTGTCACCAATCCCCTAAATGCAGACAACGGAACCATTAGAGGTGAGTTTGGTATTGATGTTGGACGTAATATTATTCATGGCTCCGATGCCCCTGACACCGCCGAACGGGAAATTTCTCTGTGGTTTAGTCATGATGAAATTACTAGCTGGCAGCCTTCGGTAACATCATGGGTATATGAGCAGCCTGAATAA
- a CDS encoding imelysin family protein translates to MNFNKAIIKAIGLGVVVCALAIACTSPSTISNNSNTGIESNRVSIDQYIDQKSELKFKQVAVDFADQVVIPTYTKFTAKTTDLKIAVDKLAKSPTADNLKLAQSAWMSARVYWEQGESFTIGPAKSFGLDAAIDTWPLDQGDMQKVLNSSTQLTPATVHKLQESQKGYHAIEFMLFGANGKKAISNFTPRELQYLQALATVLDQDGQLLLTAWTKGVDDKSPYRDSFATAGDNPVYPSLTDAVQEMIEGIIDSTKEVAENKIGEPFAKKDTSLIESQYAIANPLNDFRNNILCVQNVYFGNTETHILGKSGLSAYVASVNPQLDARVDREIQAALEAIAKIPAPFYQAIADPKAAPKIKQAIDAVATLNQTFEKEVKPLIVNS, encoded by the coding sequence ATGAATTTTAACAAAGCCATAATTAAGGCGATTGGTTTAGGAGTAGTTGTTTGTGCCTTAGCGATCGCCTGTACTTCTCCATCAACCATATCCAATAATTCTAATACTGGTATTGAGAGTAATAGGGTATCTATAGATCAATACATAGACCAAAAGTCAGAGCTAAAATTTAAACAAGTTGCTGTTGACTTTGCAGATCAAGTAGTCATACCCACCTATACAAAATTCACAGCTAAAACTACAGACCTCAAAATTGCTGTAGATAAACTAGCCAAATCCCCTACGGCTGATAACCTAAAGCTTGCCCAATCGGCGTGGATGTCTGCTCGTGTGTATTGGGAACAAGGAGAATCTTTTACGATCGGTCCTGCTAAGTCATTTGGTTTAGATGCGGCGATTGATACATGGCCCCTCGATCAAGGTGATATGCAAAAAGTTCTGAATAGCTCTACACAGCTAACCCCAGCAACGGTTCACAAATTGCAGGAGAGTCAAAAAGGCTATCATGCCATTGAGTTTATGCTATTTGGTGCCAATGGTAAAAAGGCGATCTCAAATTTTACACCAAGGGAGTTGCAATACTTACAGGCATTAGCCACGGTACTAGATCAGGATGGGCAATTACTCCTAACCGCATGGACAAAAGGAGTTGATGATAAATCCCCCTATCGAGATTCCTTTGCTACCGCAGGAGATAATCCTGTTTATCCATCCTTAACCGATGCCGTACAGGAAATGATCGAGGGCATTATTGATAGTACAAAAGAAGTGGCAGAGAATAAAATTGGTGAACCCTTTGCCAAAAAAGATACTTCTCTAATTGAATCTCAGTATGCGATCGCTAATCCTCTCAATGATTTTAGGAATAATATTCTCTGTGTCCAGAATGTCTATTTTGGTAATACGGAAACGCATATTCTGGGTAAATCTGGATTAAGTGCCTATGTTGCTTCAGTTAATCCTCAGCTAGATGCCCGTGTGGATCGGGAAATTCAGGCTGCGTTAGAAGCGATCGCCAAGATTCCTGCACCATTTTATCAAGCCATTGCCGATCCGAAGGCTGCTCCTAAAATTAAACAGGCGATCGATGCGGTTGCAACCTTAAACCAAACTTTTGAAAAGGAAGTCAAGCCATTAATTGTCAATTCATAA
- the psbA gene encoding photosystem II q(b) protein codes for MTTTVQRRESASVWEQFCQWVTSTENRLYVGWFGVLMIPCLLAATICFTIAFIAAPPVDIDGIREPVSGSLLYGNNMISAAVVPSSNAIGLHFYPIWEADSLDEWLYNGGPYQLVIFHFIIGICCYMGREWELSYRLGMRPWIAVAYSAPVAAALAVFLIYPIGQGSFSDGMPLGISGTFNFMIVFQAEHNILMHPFHMLGVAGVFGGSLFSAMHGSLVTSSLIRETTENESANYGYKFGQEEETYNIVAAHGYFGRLIFQYASFNNSRSLHFFLALWPVVGIWFTALGVSTMAFNLNGFNFNQSIADSQGRVVPSWADVINRANLGMEVMHERNAHNFPLDLAAVEVAPVALTAPAING; via the coding sequence ATGACCACAACAGTACAAAGACGCGAAAGCGCCAGCGTATGGGAACAATTCTGCCAGTGGGTAACCAGCACCGAGAACCGCCTATACGTAGGCTGGTTTGGAGTACTAATGATTCCATGCTTACTAGCAGCAACCATTTGCTTCACCATCGCCTTCATCGCCGCCCCTCCCGTAGACATCGACGGCATCCGTGAACCAGTCAGTGGTTCCCTACTATACGGCAACAACATGATTTCCGCCGCCGTAGTACCAAGTTCCAACGCCATTGGATTGCACTTTTACCCCATTTGGGAAGCCGACAGCCTAGACGAATGGCTCTACAACGGTGGACCATACCAACTCGTAATCTTCCACTTCATCATCGGCATTTGCTGCTACATGGGAAGAGAATGGGAACTATCCTACCGCCTCGGCATGCGTCCTTGGATTGCAGTAGCATACTCTGCCCCAGTAGCTGCAGCCCTAGCCGTATTCTTAATCTACCCTATCGGACAAGGTTCATTCTCCGACGGTATGCCCCTAGGCATCTCTGGAACCTTCAACTTCATGATCGTATTCCAAGCAGAACATAACATCCTGATGCACCCCTTCCACATGTTGGGCGTAGCAGGCGTGTTCGGCGGAAGCTTATTCAGTGCCATGCACGGAAGCTTGGTAACCTCCAGCTTAATTCGTGAAACCACCGAAAACGAATCTGCAAACTATGGATACAAATTCGGACAAGAAGAAGAAACCTACAACATTGTTGCCGCCCACGGATACTTTGGACGCTTAATCTTCCAATATGCCAGCTTCAACAACAGCCGTAGCTTACACTTCTTCCTAGCACTATGGCCAGTAGTCGGTATTTGGTTCACTGCATTGGGCGTGAGCACCATGGCATTCAACCTCAACGGATTTAACTTCAACCAATCCATTGCAGACAGCCAAGGGAGAGTAGTACCAAGCTGGGCAGATGTGATCAACCGTGCTAACTTGGGTATGGAAGTAATGCATGAAAGAAATGCACATAATTTCCCACTTGACTTAGCTGCTGTAGAAGTTGCTCCTGTTGCTCTAACTGCTCCTGCGATCAATGGTTAA
- a CDS encoding di-heme oxidoredictase family protein: protein MSSYILGVVILFVVAAIAAITIQTWITEPVNLDPFSGGQTSILNRTSRAFDNPAANLTPAELDRHSEANTTFNDVFVSAPSSVNPGLGPLFNNTSCNGCHLRNGRGMPIIGSSTALKSQLLVRVSLPQEKTEVTGGALPVPNIGTQIRDHAIFGYTPNADVTLNWQETIGKYADGTSYKLRSPVTTITLPDGKPLPSEVLTSLRLPPPIIGLGLLEALEDKTILALADPNDKNGDDISGKPNMVWDVSKKTTVLGKFGLKANQPNLRQQTAAAYFNDMGVTNPLFPDSKSRNDIDEAKLVSATFYTQSLTVPARAVNIIKDKQVQKGDRLFNQSGCASCHIPTLKTGNHELAAISDQTIHPYTDLLLHDLGAGLADHRPDFLATGTEWRTSPLWAIGLTQTVLPGTGFLHDGRARTLEEAVLWHGGEAEKSKQAFINMSKGDRQALIQFLRSL from the coding sequence ATGTCTTCCTATATCTTAGGAGTAGTAATCTTATTTGTGGTTGCAGCGATCGCCGCCATTACTATTCAAACTTGGATAACGGAACCAGTTAATCTTGATCCTTTTTCGGGAGGGCAGACATCCATTCTTAATCGGACTTCCAGAGCCTTTGATAATCCTGCCGCCAATCTCACCCCCGCAGAACTGGATCGCCATAGTGAAGCTAATACTACTTTTAATGATGTATTTGTCAGTGCGCCATCCTCTGTAAACCCCGGACTAGGTCCCCTATTTAACAACACTTCCTGTAATGGTTGTCATCTGCGGAATGGTAGAGGTATGCCCATAATTGGTTCTAGTACTGCCCTTAAATCTCAACTTTTAGTCAGAGTAAGCTTACCCCAAGAAAAAACAGAAGTTACAGGTGGGGCGTTACCAGTACCGAATATAGGTACACAAATCCGTGACCATGCTATTTTTGGCTATACACCTAATGCTGATGTCACTTTAAATTGGCAAGAAACCATTGGGAAATATGCTGATGGTACTAGCTATAAATTGCGATCGCCCGTAACTACAATCACACTCCCGGACGGTAAACCTTTGCCCTCGGAAGTATTAACATCCCTACGATTACCGCCCCCAATCATTGGCTTGGGTTTGCTAGAGGCATTGGAAGACAAAACCATTCTGGCTTTAGCCGATCCCAACGATAAAAATGGTGATGACATTTCTGGGAAGCCCAATATGGTTTGGGATGTTTCCAAAAAAACTACAGTCTTAGGTAAATTTGGACTAAAAGCTAACCAGCCCAACCTGCGTCAACAGACAGCAGCAGCGTATTTTAATGACATGGGGGTAACTAATCCCCTATTTCCCGATTCCAAGAGCAGAAATGATATTGATGAAGCCAAGTTAGTCTCTGCCACCTTTTATACACAAAGTCTGACGGTGCCAGCCCGTGCTGTGAATATAATCAAAGATAAACAAGTCCAGAAGGGCGATCGCCTGTTTAATCAAAGTGGGTGTGCTAGTTGTCATATTCCCACCCTAAAAACTGGTAACCACGAATTAGCAGCAATTTCTGATCAAACTATCCATCCTTACACCGACTTGCTTTTACATGATCTGGGCGCAGGTTTAGCCGATCATCGACCCGATTTTTTGGCAACTGGAACCGAATGGCGGACTTCTCCCCTGTGGGCGATCGGTCTTACCCAGACGGTATTACCCGGTACAGGATTCCTGCATGATGGACGCGCCCGTACCTTAGAAGAAGCAGTTTTATGGCACGGTGGTGAAGCGGAAAAATCAAAGCAAGCTTTTATAAATATGAGTAAAGGCGATCGCCAAGCTTTAATTCAATTTCTCCGCTCTCTATAA
- a CDS encoding helix-hairpin-helix domain-containing protein, giving the protein MLQSFFRPILKHQLKRQFILIASILVMTTACTESPNPPTTNSATSGTATETTNPTSKSTKINVNKAPIAELDKLELPGTKPSLSERIQGARPYKTIDDLVSKKAISAEELGLIKNLITTED; this is encoded by the coding sequence ATGCTCCAGTCTTTTTTCCGTCCTATTTTAAAGCATCAGTTAAAACGTCAATTTATCCTGATTGCTTCAATTTTAGTCATGACCACAGCCTGTACTGAATCTCCTAACCCACCTACAACTAATTCTGCTACATCTGGTACAGCAACTGAAACTACTAATCCAACTAGTAAAAGTACAAAAATAAATGTCAATAAAGCTCCGATCGCTGAACTGGATAAATTAGAACTACCTGGGACTAAACCATCGCTGTCGGAACGAATTCAAGGGGCAAGACCTTACAAAACCATTGATGATCTGGTGAGCAAAAAGGCAATTTCTGCCGAGGAATTGGGGCTAATCAAAAATTTAATTACTACGGAAGATTAA
- a CDS encoding endonuclease MutS2: protein MQSETLELLEWSRLCRHLSTFAATKLGAIAASHLVIPQSYDRSQELLTQTKEAYYLETKLSGGLSLEGVQDISGALARAEVQGVLSPLELFAIATTLAGARNLRRSLDNAENCPALQALVSDVRTYPDLEKEIYHCIEEGGTVLERASEKLGNIRRTSHQVREKIINTLQGIIQRKNNALQENIITQRGDRYVLSVKASHKDQIQGIVHDASGSGLTLLIEPSSVVAGNNDLRQLVAREQREIEIILTQLSAKVTAVAEDLSRLLAILTEIDLAIARARYAYWLKANPPNLSKSQPQSLSQNPQLITLRNLRHPLLVWQEQQESGRTVVPVDILISPEIKVVVITGPNTGGKTATLKTFGLAAIMAKAGMFIPAPEPVEIPWFDLILADIGDEQSLQQNLSTFSGHIRRIGRILELITPASLVLLDEVGAGTDPSEGSAIATALLEHLANHANLTIATTHFGELKTLKYQNPQFENASVEFDDVQLAPTYKLLWGIPGRSNALAIARRLGLPEDIISSAQNHVGYGSSEINLVIAELETQRRQQTEKTQAATILLAEMEKLHKEISDKSQLLRSQYQELRAKQEIEVTAAINQAKKEIARVIRKLQAGDQSPQSAQHADNRMTQISKMHLPSQQKQPQANLEPIKYIPKLGDQVKIIKLNKIGQVLSTGTNNSNEIGVRVGGMKMTVKIEDIEAVKA, encoded by the coding sequence ATGCAGTCAGAGACTTTAGAACTATTGGAGTGGTCACGTTTATGTCGGCATTTATCTACCTTTGCAGCTACCAAACTAGGGGCGATCGCTGCTTCCCACTTAGTAATTCCCCAATCCTATGACCGCAGCCAAGAGCTATTAACCCAGACTAAAGAGGCTTATTACCTTGAAACTAAACTATCAGGGGGACTATCCCTAGAAGGGGTGCAAGATATATCTGGGGCATTGGCACGGGCAGAAGTTCAAGGAGTTTTATCGCCCTTAGAATTATTTGCGATCGCCACCACCCTTGCGGGAGCTAGAAACCTCAGACGCAGTTTAGATAATGCTGAAAATTGCCCAGCTTTACAGGCATTGGTTAGTGATGTGCGTACCTACCCTGATTTAGAAAAAGAAATTTATCACTGCATTGAAGAAGGTGGCACAGTTTTAGAACGGGCATCGGAAAAATTAGGTAATATTCGCAGAACTTCCCATCAAGTTAGGGAAAAGATTATTAACACCTTACAGGGGATTATTCAACGCAAAAATAATGCACTCCAAGAAAATATCATTACCCAACGGGGCGATCGCTATGTATTGTCAGTCAAAGCATCCCATAAAGATCAAATTCAAGGTATAGTTCATGACGCATCGGGAAGCGGTTTAACTTTATTAATTGAACCCAGTTCTGTAGTTGCTGGGAATAATGATTTACGCCAATTAGTGGCGAGGGAACAACGGGAAATTGAAATTATCCTCACCCAACTCAGCGCAAAAGTAACAGCCGTAGCGGAAGACTTATCTCGACTTTTAGCAATTTTAACGGAAATTGATCTGGCAATCGCCCGTGCTAGATATGCCTATTGGCTCAAGGCTAACCCTCCAAATTTATCTAAATCACAGCCTCAATCCCTATCTCAAAATCCCCAATTAATCACGTTGCGAAATTTACGTCACCCGCTTTTAGTGTGGCAAGAACAGCAGGAAAGTGGCAGAACCGTTGTTCCAGTCGATATATTAATTTCTCCAGAGATTAAAGTAGTTGTAATTACTGGTCCCAATACTGGCGGCAAAACTGCAACCCTTAAAACTTTTGGATTAGCTGCAATCATGGCAAAAGCTGGTATGTTTATTCCTGCCCCTGAACCCGTGGAAATTCCGTGGTTTGATTTGATCTTGGCAGATATTGGCGATGAGCAATCCCTACAGCAAAATCTTTCAACGTTTTCGGGGCATATTCGCCGTATTGGCAGGATTTTAGAATTAATTACTCCCGCTAGTTTGGTGCTTCTCGATGAAGTGGGTGCAGGTACCGATCCCAGTGAAGGCAGTGCGATCGCTACGGCTTTATTAGAACATTTAGCCAACCATGCCAACTTAACTATTGCTACCACCCACTTTGGCGAATTAAAAACCTTAAAATACCAAAATCCGCAATTTGAAAATGCTTCGGTCGAATTTGATGATGTACAACTGGCTCCAACCTACAAACTGCTGTGGGGGATTCCCGGACGTTCCAATGCCCTAGCGATCGCCCGCCGACTAGGATTGCCTGAGGATATAATTAGTTCTGCTCAAAATCATGTGGGTTATGGTTCTAGTGAAATTAATCTGGTAATTGCTGAACTAGAAACCCAACGCCGACAACAAACTGAGAAAACCCAAGCTGCCACGATCCTATTAGCTGAAATGGAAAAACTGCATAAAGAAATAAGCGATAAATCCCAACTGCTGCGATCGCAATACCAAGAACTTAGAGCAAAACAGGAAATAGAAGTTACTGCTGCCATTAATCAAGCTAAAAAAGAAATAGCCCGAGTTATTCGTAAACTGCAAGCAGGGGATCAATCACCCCAATCCGCCCAACATGCTGACAATAGGATGACACAGATTAGCAAAATGCACCTACCTTCCCAGCAAAAACAGCCCCAAGCCAATTTAGAACCAATTAAATATATTCCTAAATTGGGAGATCAGGTCAAAATCATTAAACTCAATAAAATCGGTCAGGTATTATCAACGGGAACCAATAACTCCAACGAAATTGGCGTAAGGGTAGGGGGAATGAAGATGACAGTAAAAATTGAAGACATAGAAGCAGTAAAAGCCTAA
- a CDS encoding DUF192 domain-containing protein, giving the protein MTGLTFKNCDIFYRRVCIYLGSTALGLSTFLTFGCMQISAHSSFILSLTSSNVISDTLANPNNLKINSPIAQKISQTDKAQYLPIAAKAKMAGRIINLEVTRTTAEQSKGLMFRPTLPDDRGMLFNFNPPQAIGFWMKDVPVPLDMVFLYQGKVVAISANAQPCKSLPCKVYPANAVVTDQVIEIRAGLAKEIGLKLGDVVTVEGN; this is encoded by the coding sequence ATGACTGGCTTAACTTTTAAGAATTGTGACATATTCTACAGGCGAGTGTGTATCTATTTAGGCTCTACAGCCCTAGGTTTAAGTACTTTTTTAACCTTTGGCTGTATGCAAATTTCTGCCCATAGCTCTTTTATTCTCTCTCTAACTTCATCAAACGTAATATCTGATACTCTAGCCAACCCGAATAATCTAAAGATAAATTCTCCAATTGCCCAGAAAATTAGCCAGACAGATAAAGCTCAATATCTCCCAATCGCTGCCAAAGCTAAAATGGCAGGGCGCATAATTAATTTAGAAGTGACTCGAACCACTGCCGAACAATCCAAGGGCTTAATGTTTAGACCAACTCTACCCGATGATCGAGGGATGTTGTTTAACTTTAATCCACCCCAGGCGATCGGTTTTTGGATGAAAGATGTGCCAGTGCCATTGGATATGGTGTTTTTGTATCAAGGTAAAGTGGTGGCGATCTCTGCTAATGCTCAGCCTTGCAAAAGCCTACCCTGTAAGGTTTATCCCGCTAATGCCGTAGTTACAGATCAAGTAATTGAAATTAGAGCAGGACTGGCAAAGGAAATTGGGCTAAAACTAGGAGATGTGGTGACGGTAGAAGGGAATTAA